A window of Sphingobacterium kitahiroshimense genomic DNA:
GGATTTGCTTCTGTTTTTGGAACCCCCTGGGCAGGTGCATTATTTGGACTGGAAGTTATAACTGGTGGAAAGTCAAGATTAAAAGCACTTATACCAAGTATCATGACAGCCTTTATTGCCAACTATGCCTGTTCTTTCTGGAATGTATCGCATACCCATTATCACATTCGAGAAATCATCCCCGCACTCAATCCGCAACATCTACTTTATACGGTCATCACAGGTATAATTTTTGGATTAGTAGCTTATCTATTCACTGCATTCGGAGATATCTTTAGCTACATTTTCAGAAAGATTCAATACCCTCCCCTGCGTCCTTTTATTGGAGGTATTGTCCTTATTTTCCTAATATGGCAGCTAGGAACTACACAGTATATAGGTTTAGGAATTCCTACCATATTAGCCTCATTCGAAAGTCAATTAAATTCTTATGATTTTATTATCAAACTATTACTAACCACTTTCACCCTTTCCGCAGGATTTAAAGGTGGAGAAGTAACACCATTATTTTTTATTGGTGCAACTCTAGGTAATGTCCTATTTGGAATTATTCCGCTACCAATGGGATTATTGGCCGCAATGGGTTTTATTGCTGTTTTTGCAGGAGCAACCAATACACCGCTGGCTTGTATACTGATGGGGGTAGAATTATTTGGGTTTGAAGCCAGTATTTATTTTGCAATTGCCTGTTTTGTCGCCTATTTCTTTTCTGGAGCAAAAGGAATCTATACAACTCAGATCATCACAGGCCCTAAACATCACTTCTATCTCCACATAAAAAAAAGGCAAAATGACATCTACGAACGATTAAGGAATCTATAATAAAAAAGTTCAAGGATTTGTCGCCAATAATCCATCCTTGAACTTCTTCAACTACAACTCTTTAAGGTGTTTGTAGTTAGATTTAATCGTATCCAAAACTTCCTGCATTTTACCTCCAAGCATCAATTTAGACATTGACTTTGCCATTCCTACCATTTGATCAAAATCAACCTTAGGAGGCATAGCTAGCGCATTTGGATTCGTAAAAACATTTAATAAAATTGGACCAGGATGCGATAAAGCAAACTCAACAGCATTCCTAACCTCTTCAGGTTTATGTACATTCATACCTTTAAAACCCATCGCTTCCGCTATAGCGGCAAAATCAGGATTTATCATATTGGTTTCGTTATCAGGTAGTCCGGCAACTTCCATCTCTAATTTGACCATACCAAGAGCCCGATTATTAAAAACAATTATTTTTACAGGCAGTTGATATTGATTAATAGTAGCTAAATCACCAAGCAACATCGACAATCCACCATCACCACATAATGCTATAACTTGCTGTTCCGGATGAGATAAAGCAGCTCCAATTGCCATTGGCATCGCATTGGCCATAGATCCATGGTTGAAAGAACCGAGCATCTGCCGTTTACCAGTCCCTGAAATAAAGCGCGCCCCCCAGACACAGGTCATCCCCGTGTCCACCGTAAATATAGCACTGTCCGTAGCCAGTTCATCAATACAGTGTGCCAAATATTCTGGCTGAATTGTATCCTCCCCCCCTTTTTCTTGCATAAAACTATGCATATTGTCCTTTACTTTCTCATAGATCTTCAGCTGAGCTTCAAGGAAACTTGCATCTTCTTTTTGTTCCAGCAGCGGAAGAAGTGCCTGTAAAGTATGCTTGATATCTCCGCACAATCCCATTTCCAATTTTGCGCGTCGTCCTAATCGTTCAACAGCAGTATCAATTTGAATAATCTTATTATTAGTAGGCATAAACTTATCATAAGGGAAATCCGTACCTAATAATAAAATCAAATCTGACTCATGCATACTTTGATAGGCTGCGGCTTGCCCTAGCAGACCAGTCATTCCTATTTCGTAAGGATTATCATGTTGAATCCCCATTTTACCTCTAAAAGAATATCCCACTGGAGCTAAAATCTTTTGAGATAATTGTACAATTTCAGGATGAGCCCCAGATGCTCCAATTCCGCAAAAAACGGTAACGCATTTACTCGCGTTAATAACTTTTGCAAGAGCGTCTAATTCACTATCAGAAGGCCGAATGACAGGATTAACATAAAATAATTGGGTAGACACCGAAGAATCTTCAGCTTTCATTTCTGATACATCCCCTGGCAAACCGATGACAGCAACTCCTTTCTGTCCTATTGCATGCTGTATGGCAGTCTGAATAATTCGAGGAGCCTGTTCTGCAGTAGTTATTAATTGGTTGTAACAACTGCAGTCATCAAAAAGCTTTACAGTATTTGTCTCTTGAAAATACCCCATCCCCATCTCCGAGGTATTAATTGTGGAAGCAATTACAATCATAGGAACGTGTGAACGATGAGCATCGTACATGCCATTTATGAGATGAACGTGACCAGGCCCGCAACTACCTGCGCAACATGCTATTCCATCCAGTTCCGCTTCAGCAGCCGCTGCATAAGCCCCAACTTCTTCATGACGCACATGAATCCATTTAAGTCGGCCATCTTTACGTATTGCTTCATTAAAAAAATTAAGACTATCTCCAGTAACTGCGTAAACGCGTTTTACACCTGCTTCCACAAGCATTTCAACCAACTGATCTGCTACAATCTTTGCCATATTAAATTATTTAAGTTAAGGGGAAATCAACACCCCCTATACTAAATAACAATGAAAAATAGAATCAGTTTTAAAATATTCTGTTAATAAAGGCTATAATAGTTTACCCGTTAATAATAAGCCCGCAACGGTAAAATAAATAATCAATCCGGATACATCAACCAAAGTTGCGACAAAAGGTGCTGACGCAGTTGCCGGATCTAAACCAAATCTGCGTAGTACAAATGGGATAACCGAACCGGATAATGTACCCCAAAGCACAACAAAAAGTAAAGATAAAGAAACACTTAGTGCAATATAAACCCAGTAAATACCATAATCATATATCCCCAGTTCTTGCCAAAGTAAAATTCTAAGAAAACCAATAGTACCCAATATACCTCCCAAAATCAGACCAGATGAAATCTCACGTTTCATGACATACCACCAGTCCTTAAGTTTTATCTCTCCCAAAGCCATGGCTCGAATAATTAATGATGCAGCTTGCGATCCAGAATTTCCGCCACTAGAAATAATTAATGGAACAAATAAAGCAAGAACTACAGCCTTTTCAATTTCTCCGTCAAAGTAAGCCATCGCTGAAGCTGTTAGCATTTCACTTAAAAACAAAATAATCAACCAACCAGCTCTTTTTTGAATCAATTTAAGTAGCGGAGTTTTTGTATAAGCGACATCAAGTTCATCCATCCCGCCAAAACGTTGGATATCTTCCGTATCTCGATCTTTTATCTGATCCAATACATCATCAAATGTCACAATACCTACCAATACACCATTATCCGTCGTGATCGGAAGCGCACTTCGATCGTATTTCTGGAAAATCTCAAATGCCTCCTCCATAGGAGTTGCGGCTCTGATAGCAACAAAATTATGATCAATCAGTTCTGAAATTTCAGTATCTGTATCGGCTAATAACAACTCACCTATTTTTAAATCATCAATAAGCACATTCTTTTCATCGACAACATATATAAAATTTAAGGTTTCAGCCTTCTTTCCAAAAAGCTTAATATGCTTAAAAACATGTTCAACAGTAAAATATGGTCTAACTTGGACATACATCGGGGTCATGAGATGTGCAATACTATTTTCATCATAGCCAATCAGCTTCAACGCTAACTGTTTTTCACGTTCATTTAACAAATTAATTAAGTACTTAATCAAATCATCAGGTAAATCAGAAAATAGCTGATTCCTAATATCAGGCTTTAAGTTGTTAAGTAATTCTGTCAGTTCCGATTCTGAGAGGGATTTTGCTAGGCGATATTGAACATCCTTTTCTAAAAAAGAAAATATCTCGAGTTGCAAGTCAAAATCATAATGATTAAATTGCTCATACAAAGCCTCTTTGTCTAATTTACTTAGATTTTCAGCAATATCTGCGGGATGTACTTTTATTTTTTTACTCATAAATAATTACTTTTTTAATCACCGCTAAAATCTAGAAGCTAAATTGCTAAAGTATTTTGTAAATATCTCAAAATTGAAGTTGACCAGGATTAAGCTCAATGGGATCTTTTCCTTGTTGAAATAATCGTGCAGACAGTTCACCTTTCAATTCAATTTGACCATGCTCAACATGTAACCAGCTACCCTCTCGTAAACCCAACACAGCCTGACTGTTGAATTGATGAAATTCTTGGATTCTTGTCTCTCTCGTTTCACCTTTATGTGTAGAGTTAGGATCTGGATCAAGATAATGTGGGTTGAGATTAAAAGGTAAAAACTGTAACGCTTCAAAACTTGGGGGATAAACGATCGGCATATCGTTAGTTGTACCAATTGTCAAGCCCGTTAAATTAGATCCAGCTGAAGTACCCACATAACGTAAACCAGAAGCAACAGCCGATTTAATTTCACTAACAAGATCCAATTCATACAAAGTCTTGAGCAAAAGAAAAGTATTTCCTCCCCCTATAAAAATTGCTTTTGCTTTTTTTATTGCATCCTTTTGATCAGAAAAAGTGTGTAGACCCTTTACCCGAATTCCTTTATCTTTTAAAGCTTTCTGAACATTAGCTGTATATTCATCATAAGAAATACCAGATGGCCTTGCGTAAGGTACAAATATCAATTCATCGGTCTGAATAAAGTCAACCAAATCATTTTTTATATAGGTCAAAAAAGAACTTCCATGGATCGTACTTGTACTGATAACAAGCAATCTAAAATTATTATTCATATCTATCTATCTTACCACTCAAAATTCATTCAAATTTAAAATTTATTATGTTATTTCATCATTAAAAAAGCTAGTGTGAAAATGATTTTAAAAACCTTTACTTTCACACTAGCAACTATCACATGTCAAATGCAATAAAACTCAATTAAGGATGTTAAACCAACCACAAACTACTCTGCTGATTTATCTGAAGTTGTTTTTATTTTTTTATCAAGTAAGCGCTTTTCTTCTTTCAACGCCTTATTCAATAAAAACTCTATTTGCCCGTTCACACTCCTAAATTCGTCGGCAGACCATTTTTCCAATGCCTTATATACATCACTATCAATCCGGAGCATGAAATTCTTTTTTTCCGCCATATTATTTATGAATAAAACTATTGATACAGGGTTCCCGTATTTAACACAGGAGATGCCGCCTTTTCCCCGCAGAGTACAACCATCAAATTACTAACCATTGCTGCCTTTTTATCATTATCAAGCTCAACTATATCTTTTTCAGACAATCTTTGTAAAGCCATTTCTACCATACCAACTGCACCTTCAACAATTTTAGCACGAGCGGCAACAATCGCAGTTGCCTGCTGTCTTTGTAACATTGCTCCGGCAATTTCAGAAGCATACGCTAAATGACTGATCCGCGCCTCTTTTATAATAATACCAGCTGGAGCCAAACGATCTAATAATTCTTTTTCTAAGATATGATTAACAGTATCTCCACCTTCACGTAAAGTAATTGTTGCTTGATTATTAGGATCTATTTCTAAATTATCATAAGGAAAACTACCTGCCAAATGCCGCACAGCCGCTTCGCTTTGTGTGCGGACATATGAAGTATAATTTGTCACATCATAAGTAGCCTTATAAGTATCACCAACTTGCCAAACAATAACAGCGCCTATTTCAATAGGATTACCCATTTTATCATTTACTTTTAAAGTTTGTCCCTGTAAATTATCCGATCGTAGACTAACATTTAAAGTAGAGTACAAAGGATTAACAAAAAATAACCCATTTTCTTTTACTGTACCAATATAACTTCCAAAGAAATTCAACACACGTGAATGATTTGGATTAATGATCATCAGACCCTTTAACAAGAACAGTGTGGTTAAAATAAATAAAATCCCCACCGCAATATACCAGGAAGAAGCTTCTGCTTGAAAGAAACATACGATTCCAAGTACAAAAAGAACAATAGCAATTAAAAGAGCTAAATAACCAGAAAGAGGTTTAATTAATTTTTCCATATTTTTTTAAGTTTTGATATTAGTTTGATATCAAATATATAGCATTTAGATTTCATTTCAAAATAAAATATGCCAGATCAAAAAGGATTCTTTATATTCGGCATAAATGTTTATTATCAAGATGTTTAAACAATCATTCTTACCCATTCAAAATAACGATATTGAAGTATTAATATTGGGTTCTTTACCCGGAGACAGGTCGCTTCAAGCCCAAGAATATTATGCACATCCTCAGAATCGATTCTGGAAATTAATCCAACGGATTTTTAATATAACTGACTTTCATTCTTATTAAGAAAAATTAAATATACTGCTAGAAAATAGGATCGGTCTATGGGATGTGTGCGCACAAGCAAAAAGAAAAGGCAGTATGGATCTCGATATCCTTGAGGAAATTCCAAATGACCTCACTACATTCTTTTCCCAGCACCCACACCTCCATACCATCATATTTAATGGACAAAAAGCACGTAAAGTATTTGATAAACACTTTAAAAAAGCGGATCAATACCAGTATTACACACTACCAAGCACAAGTCCTGCAAATGCACAATACTCTTTAGAAAAATTACTTCTTGAATGGCAACTCATATTTAAAAAAGATTAACAAATATTTACTACAATAAAAGCTTAAAATTCATAACGAATCATTATTTTTGCAGCAACATGTCAGATTTAAAATATAACCAAAGAGGTGTATCCGCAGGTAAAGAGGATGTACACAATGCTATTAAGAACATCGATAAAGGATTGTATCCAAAAGCTTTTTGTAAAATCATTCCTGATATTCTAGGTGGTGATGAACAGTGGTGTAATATTATGCACGCTGATGGTGCAGGTACGAAATCTTCCTTGGCCTATGTTTACTGGAAAGAAACAGGTGATATATCTGTTTGGCGCGGTATTGCACAAGATGCAATCATCATGAATCTTGATGATTTACTTTGTGTAGGCGCTACCGATAATATTTTATTATCATCTACTATTGGTCGTAATAAGAATGTCATTCCAGGAGAAGTTCTTGCAGAAATTATTAATGGAACAGAAGAAATTCTAGCAGAGCTCCGTGAGATGGGTATCGGTATCTATTCAACAGGAGGTGAAACTGCAGATGTGGGCGATTTAGTACGTACTATTATTGTAGATAGTACGGTAACTTGTCGCATGAAACGTGAAGACGTCATTTCTAATCACAACATAAAACCAGGCAATGTAATTGTTGGTTTATCCTCTTCAGGAAAAGCTAACTATGAGACAGAATATAACGGAGGAATGGGATCCAATGGATTAACTTCCGCACGTCATGATGTCTTTAATAAAAATATTGCAGCAAAATATGCGGAAAGTTTTGACCCTGCTGTTCCATATGACTTAGTTTTTTCAGGAAGTCAAAATTTAACCGATAAAATCACAGTTGAAACTGGTGAAGAAATTACAGCAGGAAAACTAGTTCTTTCTCCAACACGTACATATGCGCCGGTAATCAAAAAAATATTAGATCTTTATCGTTCTCAAATTGACGGAATGGTACATTGTTCAGGTGGTGCACAAACGAAAGTATTACACTTTGTTGATGCAGTACACGTTATCAAAGACAACCTCTTCCCTATCCCTCCATTGTTTGATTTGATTCA
This region includes:
- a CDS encoding SPFH domain-containing protein → MEKLIKPLSGYLALLIAIVLFVLGIVCFFQAEASSWYIAVGILFILTTLFLLKGLMIINPNHSRVLNFFGSYIGTVKENGLFFVNPLYSTLNVSLRSDNLQGQTLKVNDKMGNPIEIGAVIVWQVGDTYKATYDVTNYTSYVRTQSEAAVRHLAGSFPYDNLEIDPNNQATITLREGGDTVNHILEKELLDRLAPAGIIIKEARISHLAYASEIAGAMLQRQQATAIVAARAKIVEGAVGMVEMALQRLSEKDIVELDNDKKAAMVSNLMVVLCGEKAASPVLNTGTLYQ
- a CDS encoding voltage-gated chloride channel family protein, with translation MSTKSNTLSKIALKEKTFCALKWIAIAISVGFIVGSISAFFLTSLSWVTNYRDLHPVIMLGLPLAGLIIGLLYHYYGGASSKGNNLLLKEYYQSEQTIPLRMAPLVLFSTLLTHLFGGSAGREGTAVQIGGAIADQYSRIFKLTHDDRKILIIIGISAGFASVFGTPWAGALFGLEVITGGKSRLKALIPSIMTAFIANYACSFWNVSHTHYHIREIIPALNPQHLLYTVITGIIFGLVAYLFTAFGDIFSYIFRKIQYPPLRPFIGGIVLIFLIWQLGTTQYIGLGIPTILASFESQLNSYDFIIKLLLTTFTLSAGFKGGEVTPLFFIGATLGNVLFGIIPLPMGLLAAMGFIAVFAGATNTPLACILMGVELFGFEASIYFAIACFVAYFFSGAKGIYTTQIITGPKHHFYLHIKKRQNDIYERLRNL
- a CDS encoding uracil-DNA glycosylase family protein, translated to MFKQSFLPIQNNDIEVLILGSLPGDRSLQAQEYYAHPQNRFWKLIQRIFNITDFHSY
- a CDS encoding AIR synthase related protein; its protein translation is MSDLKYNQRGVSAGKEDVHNAIKNIDKGLYPKAFCKIIPDILGGDEQWCNIMHADGAGTKSSLAYVYWKETGDISVWRGIAQDAIIMNLDDLLCVGATDNILLSSTIGRNKNVIPGEVLAEIINGTEEILAELREMGIGIYSTGGETADVGDLVRTIIVDSTVTCRMKREDVISNHNIKPGNVIVGLSSSGKANYETEYNGGMGSNGLTSARHDVFNKNIAAKYAESFDPAVPYDLVFSGSQNLTDKITVETGEEITAGKLVLSPTRTYAPVIKKILDLYRSQIDGMVHCSGGAQTKVLHFVDAVHVIKDNLFPIPPLFDLIQKESNTDWKEMYKVFNMGHRMELYVPEEIASEIIAISESYGIPAQIIGRVEAATTKQVTVKSPYGEFIYE
- the mgtE gene encoding magnesium transporter codes for the protein MSKKIKVHPADIAENLSKLDKEALYEQFNHYDFDLQLEIFSFLEKDVQYRLAKSLSESELTELLNNLKPDIRNQLFSDLPDDLIKYLINLLNEREKQLALKLIGYDENSIAHLMTPMYVQVRPYFTVEHVFKHIKLFGKKAETLNFIYVVDEKNVLIDDLKIGELLLADTDTEISELIDHNFVAIRAATPMEEAFEIFQKYDRSALPITTDNGVLVGIVTFDDVLDQIKDRDTEDIQRFGGMDELDVAYTKTPLLKLIQKRAGWLIILFLSEMLTASAMAYFDGEIEKAVVLALFVPLIISSGGNSGSQAASLIIRAMALGEIKLKDWWYVMKREISSGLILGGILGTIGFLRILLWQELGIYDYGIYWVYIALSVSLSLLFVVLWGTLSGSVIPFVLRRFGLDPATASAPFVATLVDVSGLIIYFTVAGLLLTGKLL
- the pepE gene encoding dipeptidase PepE, with amino-acid sequence MNNNFRLLVISTSTIHGSSFLTYIKNDLVDFIQTDELIFVPYARPSGISYDEYTANVQKALKDKGIRVKGLHTFSDQKDAIKKAKAIFIGGGNTFLLLKTLYELDLVSEIKSAVASGLRYVGTSAGSNLTGLTIGTTNDMPIVYPPSFEALQFLPFNLNPHYLDPDPNSTHKGETRETRIQEFHQFNSQAVLGLREGSWLHVEHGQIELKGELSARLFQQGKDPIELNPGQLQF
- a CDS encoding thiamine pyrophosphate-dependent enzyme; translation: MAKIVADQLVEMLVEAGVKRVYAVTGDSLNFFNEAIRKDGRLKWIHVRHEEVGAYAAAAEAELDGIACCAGSCGPGHVHLINGMYDAHRSHVPMIVIASTINTSEMGMGYFQETNTVKLFDDCSCYNQLITTAEQAPRIIQTAIQHAIGQKGVAVIGLPGDVSEMKAEDSSVSTQLFYVNPVIRPSDSELDALAKVINASKCVTVFCGIGASGAHPEIVQLSQKILAPVGYSFRGKMGIQHDNPYEIGMTGLLGQAAAYQSMHESDLILLLGTDFPYDKFMPTNNKIIQIDTAVERLGRRAKLEMGLCGDIKHTLQALLPLLEQKEDASFLEAQLKIYEKVKDNMHSFMQEKGGEDTIQPEYLAHCIDELATDSAIFTVDTGMTCVWGARFISGTGKRQMLGSFNHGSMANAMPMAIGAALSHPEQQVIALCGDGGLSMLLGDLATINQYQLPVKIIVFNNRALGMVKLEMEVAGLPDNETNMINPDFAAIAEAMGFKGMNVHKPEEVRNAVEFALSHPGPILLNVFTNPNALAMPPKVDFDQMVGMAKSMSKLMLGGKMQEVLDTIKSNYKHLKEL
- a CDS encoding DNA-deoxyinosine glycosylase; amino-acid sequence: MLENRIGLWDVCAQAKRKGSMDLDILEEIPNDLTTFFSQHPHLHTIIFNGQKARKVFDKHFKKADQYQYYTLPSTSPANAQYSLEKLLLEWQLIFKKD